A stretch of the Phycodurus eques isolate BA_2022a chromosome 15, UOR_Pequ_1.1, whole genome shotgun sequence genome encodes the following:
- the cdk5rap2 gene encoding CDK5 regulatory subunit-associated protein 2 isoform X4 codes for MKDSCRVCSGRLVGNQCRWIFSSAAKRKLQIILSHVLGREVTRDGRGEFLCGKCVFQLEKVIQCDVNLSQLQEQHNSQVQKIQAEKAHLIQCIIHVYSKHNLDLEKSDEDSVRSKTSLRLSGAASFDDEATSLLLDDAQSAREGISSHRMRRCVSLDRLVSKGVFPGRSGLKKWRVGSAVGLDRPMKSCGLRASRGCSQSMYLDLVHYKGTFPRHGFKGRSASLQSLNRDFDSPEATPRKTKVREAKTFVLRNVATDDPMGKAQAKALLRSSSRQPSMISDLIQLLRCISKQGVSVPAGSRIPVLKRFSTGHSHACNKRVRREAKWKSLHDLTEEFDDQYTPATAESELHRLESINKQLNEELIQAKSTHENLTKTLEETESESKTLSVRLDERENELHREKKNGLKRDKTIQGLMQVLKEKEKEIAELCHEIEDRDDALAKARETAHKVQMQKYQGTEEHQTLLMAKQTELVQLQGEHHAKVLEAQKLQRALDRREQELSDLQRAKEQLEVELEDLQQQKKKGDKAVNDLNNQLKKLSSEIGERESFLEQHYQELLHQTQRKVQAHEVTIQRLTSTLADKEQQLQEYINMVRDIEEKKSPLGNDSMLAKLRQRLKEKEKALEQALDERFVAIEEKDNEIHQLQLSLREKERDLERLNSLLSRNEETINSFDSLIKEKDVELQHLANTLKNLQRAKQDVEDNLNRSLREKDAIISQLQLSLDGKTKDLEEMSESVPSKSQSYDLAEQMGQRLKVKEAMLAEAMNARERLVADNEAAVEGLLATINSKDQLIKESAEHYNRMLSERSKEIQELRRQLSDRQQQLTAAERQCSTAAQKDSLETAKLRELLAEKDSIIDRLLQRAEETEYDKEPDYVLDLRQTIQIMQEKLDGQEAELSRRNSDESVESIPLSKKTVVILKKELAQKTEALNKAVKRENELKMSLVELQSLLSELEGRSEGQAANIESLVATLETKDEIIHDLQQRLCQPGDTQGDRAQDRVIGSSMDRLPSGLPQRERTMIGGDSQQEALPSLVALQQEHKALNKALRAEQQLYSSLVRTVKEQDSAQRLHALQLELTAVQLLRQQLEDGIKANEELRDDLERELDRAKVREGVSVVDPKELESVQHQLEDAQRWNASLQARFGAIQNRGGGVGGANDCGDSLSFAGDQTSYMSICVGEGHDDRSHQELKQKVLELQDCVKRLQAINKEEKNPASGHPWKQQPDTTRITEVPPVDDQTRRSQDQASQTDISLGQSPVDESVDSGLGQSREHAQCAAAETDSVNCLLTDSGATSLLQLREEVVRLKAENVQLRGLLKEQKSSESKEKESTDASGNSSDGQAELRRSRETLRAQTKDKEEEGAKDRGTLVTTEGVGTLQAGHHSKITNHRAGLRSRLPVPVRPRAEACSDTHSEPCKADAAQHLHTDSDQKSFGDSTASSQPSAGPSSSHGHAHDSSYPATRTPDDTQAHAALFAQLELLHQECQDKEALINKLGEQLVDWEELHAQLRDKEHLNSQYVVALKAAESTIAYLTACSLDSQGGSGPGAGSASVTCNSTHLDLQKVLHEKEVISKQLTQHLNLAEKHISSPDSQEKRAEFADLRLKIEAVNASSNEQRSLAVFGGPEGLVQNDSLQGRPRQRNSTQTASESLTEKELKDQRSTSESSNLVSNKGMTKVLAKCLSLVESVIASLAAVCTNNSSFTNPELQEHLDNLQRALQNRQELEHLTQATQPSSHSEELLNSELHRNLRLLSKVLADHSQRICELQATLQEERARREESEAHAALSDAKGLAPNVQAQLETLHKALREKKKACKNLEEKLATAQSTPSPNNTTRKAVEQDDKSVQVDLQDLGYETTGKSENDREESSSTDLEIGVKASGSASSLPLLLSQEQAHFSSTEHLDSTSSTPYPSSPTLSSAKISLKSLQTYEEYGLSEDPLQLQAQVRELKIQLESQTKLVSQMQSLVRRNSINLVAGHRSDQSTNRDGTQGRHPRPSREQMRENEGDGKDQSIRSEASEAAGKKGMKEQLQHSRSRSTSPASLDSLVQSQARELSQLRQQIKESRRLGSLQRRQMGELSRAFQELLQSSQVDCYMGEVVKGQLDKTLSILDRLEGRLDKGETHQDNEDVASLDRSRRLAKELQEKNRLIQSLQSQVRGQSPSSPHSSHSDGHPSDGAASSCYGSPPVQGGGTEAAGVSGDQEAGGRLLGLQRENGLLHERLRSSEHLNGSLRSELELHLSVMAHQQDRDSLTQATKRAEGGGSAAIASAEARAVDSDLLAEHLEEIRALRRRLEESISTNDRLREQLERRLAEVEKDTATNIFIHGNEDQAQLVNEVRFLWGQNQDLKEQLQQESKDKQRERERLRDNLARRTAKLEQSRQESDVLRQENARLRDKLDLGGRENARLLRSLRASEDRLRSLQCEAKLLRQQVTDSQRLLQSLRVELQVHEKMETATQGQKAGSTTQDPARPPSGTPDLSELLSEIRRLRLQLERSIRANTTLRQRLEEQLWRGAGHSETINVNYLLSSADEGSGPPGREGADVLVHGDGANGNRARCEVGGDGGGSSSSGESVTAAPYRLVPGHRLWANRNGRHILALVEDYSALRRHISEGCKLSRGMDVRLHQCFNSKVMDEESVKLLSGDVSTVQQVLDEAARLLKLVWRVSLPAGGAGAGGNNQQDDLKKEISRLKSRLSQQERMLSGAVKRLRTTNQLKEGMERVIVDQLSLTHGVLKKARGNLEKNHCYLFGPQGPTGGQGGACKWPIGGVDVYTSDEQ; via the exons ATGAAGGACTCGTGTCGCGTGTGCAGCGGTCGTCTGGTTGGCAACCAGTGTCGCTGGATCTTCAGCTCAGCCGCAAAGAGGAAGCTACAGATCATTTTGTCACACGTGCTCGGACGGGAGGTGACTCGCGACGGCCGCGGGGAGTTCCTCTGTGGAAAATGTGTATTCCAGCTGGAGAAGGTGATACAGTGCGACGTGAACCTCAGCCAGCTGCAGGAACAGCACAACAGCCAGGTGCAAAAAATACAAGCGGAGAAAGCGCACCTGATCCAGTGCATCATCCACGTCTACAGTAAACACAATCTCGACTTGGAAAAGAGCGACGAGGACAGTGTCCGCTCAAAGACTTCACTAAGATTATCCGGGGCAGCCAGTTTTGACGATGAGGCCACCAGTCTGCTGCTCGATGACGCGCAATCGGCGAGGGAGGGCATTAGTAGTCACCGCATGAGGAGATGTGTGAGTCTGGATAGACTCGTGAGTAAAGGAGTCTTCCCGGGACGTTCAGGCCTCAAGAAATGGAGGGTAGGGTCTGCTGTGGGGCTGGACAGACCAATGAAGAGCTGTGGTTTGCGGGCCTCGCGGGGATGCTCTCAGAGCATGTACCTGGACCTGGTCCACTACAAGGGGACCTTTCCTAGACACGGATTCAAAGGCCGCTCCGCATCGCTGCAGTCCCTCAATCGAGACTTTGACTCTCCAGAAGCCACGCCACGTAAGACAAAAGTCCGAGAAGCTAAGACATTTGTCCTCAGAAACGTTGCCACCGATGATCCAATGGGAAAGGCTCAAGCTAAAGCGCTCCTGCGCAGTTCCTCACGACAGCCCTCGATGATCTCTGACCTGATCCAACTCCTGCGCTGCATCAGCAAGCAAGGAGTTTCAGTCCCGGCCGGTAGCCGCATCCCTGTCCTGAAAAGATTCAGTACTGGCCATTCCCATGCCTGTAACAAGCGTGTACGCAGAGAGGCTAAGTGGAAGTCTCTGCATGACCTAACAGAGGAATTTGATGATCAATACACGCCTGCCACTGCGGAG AGCGAGCTTCATCGACTGGAGTCCATCAACAAGCAGCTCAATGAAGAGCTCATCCAGGCAAAAAGCACTCATGAGAACCTGACAAAGACGCTGGAAGAAACCGAGAGTGAAAGCaag ACACTGTCAGTAAGGCTGGACGAGAGAGAGAATGAACTCCACAGGGAGAAGAAAAACGGCCTAAAGCGAGACAAAACCATCCAAGGGCTCATGCAGGTcctcaaagaaaaagagaaagag ATTGCAGAGTTGTGTCATGAGATTGAGGACCGTGATGATGCTCTCGCTAAGGCTAGGGAGACAGCGCACAAGGTCCAGATGCAGAAATATCAG GGAACAGAAGAGCACCAAACTCTATTAATGGCCAAGCAAACAGAGCTGGTCCAGCTCCAAGGCGAGCACCACGCCAAGGTACTCGAAGCCCAAAAGCTGCAGCGGGCCCTGGACAGGAGGGAGCAGGAGCTGTCTGACTTGCAGCGGGCAAAGGAGCAGCTCGAGGTGGAGCTGGAAGACCTGcaacagcagaagaagaagggaGACAAAGCCGTGAAT GATCTGAACAACCAACTGAAAAAGCTAAGCAGCGAGATCGGGGAGAGGGAAAGTTTTCTGGAGCAGCATTACCAGGAGCTGTTGCACCAAACCCAAAGAAAAGTGCAGGCCCATGAAGTCACCATCCAACGGCTAACATCCACCTTGGCCGATAAAGAGCAGCAGTTACAG GAGTACATAAACATGGTCAGAGATATTGAGGAAAAGAAGAGCCCGCTAGGAAACGACAGCATGCTTGCTAAGCTGCGCCAAAGGCTGAAAGAAAAGGAGAAAGCACTGGAG CAAGCGCTGGACGAGAGGTTTGTGGCCATTGAGGAGAAGGACAACGAAATCCACCAGCTGCAGCTGTCGCTCAGGGAGAAGGAGAGAGATCTGGAGAGGCTCAATAGCTTGCTGTCACGCAACGAGGAAACTATTAAT AGTTTTGATAGCTTGATCAAGGAGAAGGATGTGGAACTACAGCACCTTGCAAACACACTAAAGAACCTGCAAAGGGCCAAGCAAGACGTGGAGGACAACCTGAACAGGTCGCTGAGGGAGAAAGACGCCATTATCAGTCAGCTGCAACTCTCCCTCGACGGCAAGACCAAAGATTTAGAG GAAATGTCTGAATCGGTGCCGAGCAAGTCGCAAAGTTACGACTTGGCCGAGCAGATGGGTCAGAGGTTAAAGGTGAAAGAGGCAATGCTGGCTGAGGCTATGAACGCCAGGGAAAGGCTTGTCGCCGACAACGAGGCCGCCGTGGAAGGACTGCTGGCTACGATTAATAGCAAAGACCAACTCATCAAG GAGTCCGCTGAGCACTACAACCGCATGCTGTCCGAACGCTCCAAGGAGATCCAGGAGCTGAGGAGGCAGCTGTCTGACCGGCAACAGCAACTGACCGCCGCTGAGAGGCAGTGCTCCACGGCGGCCCAAAAGGACTCTTTGGAAACCGCCAAGCTCAGAGAGCTCCTCGCTGAAAAAGACAGCATCATCGAC AGACTCCTCCAACGTGCTGAGGAGACCGAGTACGACAAGGAGCCAGATTATGTGCTAGATCTGAGACAAACCATCCAGATCATGCAGGAGAAGTTGGACGGGCAAGAAG CTGAGCTCTCCAGGAGGAACAGCGACGAGAGCGTGGAGAGCATTCCACTCTCCAAGAAGACCGTTGTAATCCTTAAGAAAGAGCTGGCACAGAAAACAGAGGCTCTCAACAAAGCGGTGAAGAGGGAGAACGAACTGAAG ATGTCTCTGGTGGAACTCCAGTCGTTGCTTTCTGAGCTGGAGGGCCGCAGTGAAGGCCAAGCTGCCAATATTGAGTCCCTGGTTGCCACCCTGGAGACCAAGGATGAGATCATCCAT GACCTCCAGCAGCGTCTCTGCCAGCCAGGGGACACTCAGGGTGATCGTGCCCAGGATCGGGTCATTGGCAGCAGCATGGATCGATTGCCTTCAGGGCTCCCTCAAAGAGAGAGAACCATGATTGGCGGAGACAGCCAGCAAGAA GCACTGCCCAGTCTGGTAGCTTTGCAGCAGGAGCACAAGGCTCTCAACAAAGCGCTGAGGGCCGAGCAACAGCTTTACTCCAGCCTGGTCAGGACTGTGAAGGAGCAGGACAG tGCCCAACGTCTCCACGCTCTGCAGCTGGAGCTGACGGCAGTGCAGCTCCTCAGGCAACAGCTGGAGGACGGCATCAAAGCCAACGAGGAGCTCAGGGACGACTTGGAGAGAGAGCTAGACAGAGCCAAAGTCAGAGAAG GCGTGAGCGTGGTCGATCCCAAAGAACTGGAGAGCGTTCAGCATCAGCTGGAAGATGCCCAGCGCTGGAATGCCTCTTTGCAGGCCCGCTTTGGGGCGATCCAGAACCGCGGTGGTGGAGTGGGCGGGGCCAACGACTGTG GAGACTCGCTGAGCTTCGCCGGCGACCAGACCTCTTACATGAGTATCTGTGTGGGTGAGGGGCACGACGACAGATCGCATCAGGAGCTCAAACAGAAG GTACTagagctgcaggactgtgtcAAAAGGCTTCAGGCTATAAACAAGGAGGAGAAAAACCCAGCCAGCGGTCATCCCTGGAAACAG CAGCCAGACACCACAAGGATTACGGAGGTGCCACCTGTAGATGATCAGACACGCCGATCTCAAGATCAAGCGAGTCAGACGGACATCTCTCTGGGGCAG TCGCCAGTGGATGAGAGTGTGGACAGCGGTCTGGGCCAGAGCAGAGAGCATGCTCAGTGTGCCGCTGCAGAGACCGATTCTGTAAATTGTCTGCTGACCGACAGTGGTGCTACATCACTCCTGCAACTTAG AGAGGAAGTCGTCAGGCTAAAGGCTGAAAACGTGCAACTGCGAGGTCTGTTGAAGGAACAAAAGTCCAGCGAGAGCAAAGAGAAGGAGAGCACGGATGCGTCTGGGAACAGCAGCGACGGGCAGGCTGAGTTAAGACGGAGCCGGGAAACTTTGCGGGCTCAAACTAAGGACAAAGAGGAGGAAGGCGCTAAGGATAGGGGGACCCTGGTCACCACTGAGGGAGTGGGAACTCTGCAAGCTGGCCACCACAGCAAGATTACAAATCACAGG gCCGGTTTAAGATCTCGTCTGCCTGTCCCGGTGAGGCCGAGAGCGGAAGCTTGCAGCGACACACATTCAGAGCCATGTAAAGCAGACGCAGCGCAGCACCTTCACACAGACTCTGACCAGAAGTCGTTTGGAGACTCCACCGCATCATCGCAGCCGAGTGCCGGCCCCTCTTCATCCCACGGCCATGCTCACGATAGCAGCTATCCTGCCACGCGCACGCCTGACGACACCCAGGCCCACGCTGCTCTTTTTGCCCAGCTGGAGCTCCTCCACCAGGAGTGCCAGGACAAGGAGGCTTTGATCAACAAGCTGGGCGAGCAGCTGGTTGACTGGGAAGAACTCCACGCGCAGCTCCGGGACAAGGAGCATCTCAATAGCCAATACGTGGTGGCCTTGAAAGCTGCCGAGTCCACCATCGCATACCTGACCGCCTGCAGTCTGGACAGCCAGGGTGGGTCTGGACCAGGCGCAGGGTCCGCTTCTGTGACCTGCAACAGCACGCACCTGGATTTACAGAAAGTGCTCCATGAGAAAGAGGTTATCAGCAAGCAACTTACACAACATTTGAACTTGGCAGAGAAGCACATCTCGTCACCAGACAGCCAGGAAAAGCGGGCAGAATTTGCAGATCTCCGTTTGAAGATAGAGGCAGTGAACGCGTCGTCAAATGAGCAGAGATCCTTAGCTGTCTTTGGAGGACCTGAGGGTTTGGTGCAAAATGATTCTTTGCAGGGTAGGCCAAGACAGAGAAATTCCACGCAGACCGCATCAGAATCTCTCACAGAAAAAGAGTTGAAGGATCAGCGAAGCACAAGCGAAAGTTCAAATCTTGTTTCAAATAAGGGGATGACCAAAGTTCTTGCGAAATGCCTTAGCTTGGTAGAATCGGTCATTGCTTCTCTAGCAGCAGTCTGCACAAATAACAGCTCATTCACCAACCCTGAGCTACAGGAGCATTTGGACAACCTCCAGAGGGCTCTACAAAACAGACAAGAACTGGAGCACCTGACTCAAGCCACTCAACCAAGCAGTCACTCTGAAGAGCTTCTCAACTCTGAGCTCCATCGCAATCTGCGACTCCTCTCCAAGGTCCTTGCCGATCACTCTCAGAGGATTTGTGAGCTCCAGGCCACCCTGCAGGAGGAGAGGGCCCGTCGGGAAGAGAGCGAGGCCCACGCGGCGCTTTCAGATGCCAAGGGCTTAGCACCGAACGTTCAGGCCCAGCTGGAGACTCTGCACAAGGCGCtgagggagaagaaaaaagcctGCAAAAACCTGGAGGAGAAACTGGCCACGGCTCAATCCACACCGTCCCCAAATAACACCACACGCAAAG CTGTGGAGCAGGATGACAAAAGTGTGCAGGTGGATTTGCAGGACCTTGGTTACGAAACCACGGGCAAGAGTGAGAACGATAGGGAAGAGAGCAGTAGCACAG ACCTCGAGATAGGTGTCAAAGCAAGCGGAAGCGCTTCTAGTCTCCCTTTGCTGCTGAGTCAAGAGCAGGCGCACTTTTCCTCCACTGAACATCTGGACTCCACCTCCAGCACACCGTACCCGAGTTCCCCGACCTTGAGCTCGGCCAAG ATCAGTCTGAAAAGCCTGCAGACCTACGAGGAATACGGTCTCTCCGAGGACCCGCTGCAGCTTCAGGCGCAGGTACGAGAGTTGAAGATTCAGTTGGAAAGCCAGACCAAACTCGTCAGCCAGATGCAAAGTCTTGTGCGGAGAAACTCCATCAACCTAGTGGCAGGCCACCGCTCTGACCAATCCACTAATCGGGATGGAACACAGGGCCGTCACCCGAGGCCCAGTAGGGAGCAGATGCGGGAGAACGAGGGTGATGGAAAGGACCAGTCCATTAGGAGTGAAGCCAGCGAGGCGGCAGGAAAGAAGGGCATGAAGGAGCAGCTGCAGCACTCTCGCAGCCGTTCTACATCCCCTGCCAG CTTGGACTCTCTGGTGCAGTCGCAGGCCAGGGAGCTGTCGCAGCTCAGGCAGCAGATCAAGGAGAGCCGGCGGCTGGGCAGCCTACAGCGTCGTCAGATGGGGGAACTGAGCAGGGCCTTTCAGGAGCTGCTCCAGTCCAGCCAGGTGGACTGCTACATGGGCGAGGTGGTCAAGGGGCAGCTGGACAAGACCCTGAGCATTCTTGATCGGCTGGAGGGACGCCTGGACAAAG GAGAGACTCATCAGGATAATGAAGACGTGGCGTCTCTGGACCGTTCTCGCAG GTTGGCCAAAGAACTTCAGGAGAAGAACCGCCTCATCCAGAGCCTGCAGAGTCAGGTCCGAGGTCAGAGTCCCAGCAGCCCCCACAGCTCCCACTCAGATGGACACCCCTCGGACGGGGCCGCATCCTCCTGCTACGGTAGCCCGCCCGTGCAAG GGGGAGGAACGGAGGCGGCGGGCGTGTCCGGCGACCAGGAAGCGGGCGGCCGACTGCTGGGCTTGCAGAGGGAGAACGGACTCCTTCACGAGCGGCTGAGGAGCAGCGAGCACCTCAACGGCAGCTTGCGTAGCGAGCTGGAGCTGCACCTGTCCGTCATGGCGCATCAGCAGGACCGCGATTCTCTGACGCAAGCGACAAAGCGCGCTGAGGGGGGGGGCTCGGCGGCAATCGCCTCTGCGGAAGCGCGGGCCGTCGATTCAG ACCTGCTGGCCGAGCACCTCGAGGAGATCCGAGCTCTGAGGCGGCGCCTGGAAGAGAGCATCTCCACCAACGACCGCctcagggagcagctggagaggAGGCTCGCCGAGGTGGAGAAAGACACAG CCACCAACATCTTCATCCACGGCAACGAGGATCAAGCGCAGCTGGTCAACGAGGTCCGCTTCCTGTGGGGTCAGAACCAAGACCTGAAGGAGCAGCTCCAACAGGAGTCCAAAG ACAAACAGCGGGAGCGCGAGCGGCTGCGGGACAACCTGGCGAGGCGCACGGCCAAGCTGGAGCAGAGCAGGCAGGAGAGCGACGTCCTGAGGCAGGAGAACGCCAGGCTGCGGGACAAGCTGGATCTCGGCGGCCGAGAGAACGCCAGGCTGCTCCGATCGCTGCGCGCCAGCGAGGACCGGCTGCGCAG TTTGCAGTGCGAGGCGAAGCTCCTGCGGCAGCAGGTGACCGACTCGCAGCGCCTCCTGCAGTCGCTGCGCGTGGAGCTGCAAGTTCACGAGAAGATGGAGACGGCGACGCAGGGTCAAA AAGCCGGCAGCACGACGCAGGATCCGGCCCGCCCTCCCTCCGGCACGCCGGACCTGTCCGAGCTGCTGTCGGAGATCCGCCGCCTGCGGCTGCAGCTGGAGAGGAGCATCCGCGCCAACACCACGCTGCGCCAGAGGCTGGAGGAGCAGCTGTGGCGAGGAGCCGGCCACTCCGAAACCATCAACGTCAACTACCTGCTCTCCTCTGCAG ATGAAGGAAGCGGGCCGCCCGGTCGTGAAGGCGCCGACGTTCTCGTCCACGGTGACGGCGCAAATGGTAATCGGGCGCGCTGCGAGGtgggcggcgacggcggcggtAGCAGCAGTTCCGGCGAGAGCGTGACCGCCGCCCCCTACCGCCTGGTGCCGGGCCACCGCCTGTGGGCCAACCGCAACGGGCGCCACATCCTGGCGCTGGTGGAGGACTACAGCGCCCTCCGCAGGCACATCTCGGAAGGATGCAAGCTCTCGCGCGGCATGGATGTGCGACTCCATCAGTGTTTCAAcagcaag GTGATGGACGAGGAGAGCGTGAAGCTGTTATCCGGCGACGTGAGCACCGTCCAGCAGGTTCTGGACGAGGCCGCCCGCCTGCTCAAGCTGGTGTGGAGGGTCTCTCTGCCAGCAGGGGGCGCCGGGGCTGGGGGCAACAACCAGCAG GACGATCTGAAGAAGGAGATCTCCCGTTTGAAGAGCAGACTGTCTCAGCAGGAGAGAATGCTGAGCGGAGCCGTCAAACGCCTGCGAACCACCAACCAGCTCAAGGAGGGCATGGAGCGGGTCATCGTCGACCAGC TGTCTCTCACCCACGGCGTGTTAAAGAAAGCCCGCGGCAATTTAGAG AAAAATCACTGTTACCTCTTTGGCCCACAAGGCCCGACTGGAGGACAAG GAGGTGCCTGTAAATGGCCAATAGGGGGCGTCGACGTGTACACCTCAGACGAGCAGTGA